The window CGGTGACGACGTGAACGTCGTGCAGCCCGGCCAGGAAGCTGCGGAAAACGCCTCGCTCTGTCGGCAGATCGCCATTGATGATGTCGATCGGTGGGCCGAAGGTCACGACCATCGGGACGCCGGCGAAGGGCGGCTGGAGGCGGCGCATGGGCGTCAGCGCCCGCTCGCGATAGCCGCAATAGTCGATGACGTAGGGCGTGAGCCGGGAATCGGGCGCGCGCGTGACGAGCGCCCAGCTATGCTCGTCCGAACGATGAATGTTAACCTGCACGCCCGATGCTGCGGCCGGCATCCATGCCCCTCCTTGGTTAGCAAAGTGCTGGCGGCAATTTCGCCCGCAGGCCGCGAAGGAACGTCAACCGCGGCGCGCCGCCTCGATCGCGGCGACGTCGATTTTCCTCATGGTCATCATGGCCTCGAAGGCGCGCCTCGCTTCGTCGCCGCCAGCCGCCATCGCGTCGGTCAGTACGCGCGGAGTGATTTGCCAGGAAATCCCCCACTTGTCTTTGCACCAGCCGCACGCGCTCTCCTGGCCGCCATTGCCGACGATGGCATTCCAGTAGCGGTCGGTCTCCTCCTGATCGTCGGTGGCGATCTGGAACGAGAAGGCTTCGTTGTGTGTGAAAACGGGACCGCCGTTCAGGCCGAGACACGGAATGCCAGCCA is drawn from Sinorhizobium sojae CCBAU 05684 and contains these coding sequences:
- a CDS encoding VOC family protein, with product MAKNTICLWYDRDAEAAARFYSEIFPDSRVHAVHRAPSDYPGGKEGDVLTVEFTVAGIPCLGLNGGPVFTHNEAFSFQIATDDQEETDRYWNAIVGNGGQESACGWCKDKWGISWQITPRVLTDAMAAGGDEARRAFEAMMTMRKIDVAAIEAARRG